In Gossypium arboreum isolate Shixiya-1 chromosome 5, ASM2569848v2, whole genome shotgun sequence, a single genomic region encodes these proteins:
- the LOC108466000 gene encoding protein OXIDATIVE STRESS 3 LIKE 1-like — protein sequence MGSLICFSLRVLFDYRKGISKFYSGKSKSFTSLADASAVSSVKDFAKPEDPYIRKHKNLLARSSSLDKKPNNPLGNIGTKISMASSPSNCLPPLHPQCKKSTTIIKPSSSLLTARPNLPCRSYSLSGLQFVATTTPNMAGLAVHSGNEGNKLR from the coding sequence ATGGGTTCTTTAATCTGTTTTTCTTTGCGGGTTTTGTTTGATTACAGGAAAGGCATATCCAAGTTTTATAGTGGCAAATCAAAGTCCTTTACAAGTTTAGCCGACGCATCTGCTGTTTCCTCTGTTAAAGATTTTGCAAAGCCTGAAGATCCCTACATTAGGAAACACAAGAACTTACTAGCTCGCAGTTCTTCATTGGACAAGAAACCCAATAATCCTTTGGGAAACATTGGAACTAAAATATCAATGGCATCATCGCCGTCTAACTGCCTTCCACCCCTGCATCCACAATGTAAAAAATCAACTACCATCATCAAaccatcatcatcattattaacTGCTCGACCAAACCTTCCTTGCCGGTCTTATTCCTTGTCTGGTCTACAGTTTGTTGCTACTACAACTCCTAACATGGCCGGTTTGGCTGTTCACAGTGGTAATGAAGGCAACAAACTTCGTTGA
- the LOC108481260 gene encoding auxin-binding protein ABP19a-like — protein MDIPLRTNFNGSKYPCFSFYIKGELSLQHYFHPSKTSAINLFIPIFFILSFLFSSTNAADFCVGDLNGPVGPAGYSCKKTVTVNDFVYSGLAATGNTSNLIKAAVTPAFSAQFPGVNGLGISIARLDLAVGGVIPMHTHPGASELILVMHGTLLAGFMSSDSKSVYSKTLNEGDIMVFPRGLLHFQINTGKTQSVAFVSFNSADPGIQIFHLSMFANDLPTGVIAKTTFLDTAQIKKLKGVLGGTG, from the coding sequence ATGGACATACCTTTAAGGACCAATTTCAATGGCTCAAAATATCCATGCTTTTCGTTCTATATAAAGGGTGAGCTCAGCTTGCAACATTATTTTCACCCCTCAAAAACCAGTGCCATAAACCTGTTTATCCCAATCTTTTTCATTTTATCTTTCCTATTTTCCTCCACCAACGCAGCCGACTTCTGTGTTGGGGACTTGAATGGCCCTGTAGGCCCTGCAGGCTATTCTTGCAAGAAGACAGTCACCGTAAATGACTTCGTTTACTCCGGCCTCGCTGCCACAGGCAACACTTCGAACCTCATAAAAGCTGCAGTAACACCAGCCTTTTCGGCTCAATTCCCGGGTGTTAACGGACTCGGCATTTCAATAGCTCGTTTGGATTTAGCTGTTGGTGGAGTGATACCTATGCATACACACCCTGGGGCTTCTGAACTCATTCTTGTTATGCATGGCACACTTCTTGCTGGTTTCATGTCCTCAGATAGCAAATCAGTTTACTCCAAAACTCTGAATGAAGGAGACATTATGGTTTTCCCACGAGGTTTATTACATTTCCAAATCAATACAGGCAAAACTCAATCCGTGGCATTTGTATCCTTCAACAGTGCAGACCCAGGTATCCAAATCTTCCACCTTTCCATGTTTGCAAATGACTTGCCTACTGGCGTTATTGCAAAAACCACTTTTCTGGATACTGCTCAGATTAAGAAGCTGAAGGGTGTTCTTGGAGGAACCGGTTAA
- the LOC108465687 gene encoding protein OXIDATIVE STRESS 3 LIKE 2-like: MSLVYDRNNENSSSMRRSGFIHGMQCISVYDSPEEKRDDRLRLLSTEEERDDDESGSCSSSSIGRNSDDSGGSPSDDDDSPEPEVQSQLKGPLDTMDALQEILPLRKGISKFYNGKSKSFTSLADAAAVSSVKDFAKPEDPYNRKRKNLLARSSSLDKKPNNLLGNIGTKISMASSPSNCLPPLHPQCKKSTTIIKPSSSSLTARPKPPCRSYSLSDLQFVAATTPNMAGLAVHSGNKGNKLR, from the exons ATGTCGCTTGTCTATGATAGGAATAATGAAAATAGTAGTTCAATGAGACGCTCGGGGTTTATCCACGGGATGCAGTGTATCTCCGTCTATGATTCGCCGGAGGAGAAAAGAGATGATAGGTTGCGGTTGCTTTCGACGGAGGAAGAGAGAGACGATGATGAGTCGGGGTCTTGCAGTTCGTCGTCGATAGGAAGGAACAGCGATGATTCCGGTGGATCACCATCGGATGATGATGACTCACCGGAACCTGAAGTACAAAGCCAGCTTAAAGGACCTTTGGATACAATGGATGCTCTACAGGAGATTTTGCCTTTGAG AAAAGGCATATCCAAGTTCTATAATGGCAAATCAAAGTCCTTTACAAGTTTAGCCGATGCGGCTGCTGTTTCCTCTGTTAAAGATTTTGCAAAGCCTGAAGATCCCTACAATAGGAAACGCAAGAACTTATTAGCTCGCAGTTCTTCATTGGACAAGAAACCCAACAATCTTTTGGGAAACATTGGAACTAAAATATCAATGGCATCATCGCCGTCTAACTGCCTTCCACCTCTGCATCCACAGTGTAAAAAATCAACTACCATCATCaaaccatcatcatcatcattaactGCTCGACCAAAGCCTCCTTGCCGGTCTTATTCCTTGTCTGATCTACAGTTTGTTGCTGCTACAACTCCTAACATGGCCGGTTTGGCTGTTCACAGTGGTAATAAAGGCAACAAACTGCGTTGA
- the LOC108465688 gene encoding pentatricopeptide repeat-containing protein At2g06000-like, translating to MKGREFYQEPNFESGIPSRNFGHCQEENFEYLIRPRYGVGLHMTLFSFTTRASRVRPASKLFVPQYHIQSHGGSHPPGYKDVKVVQKHEAWFVKVVCSLFLYSQPLSDRSLGYLSKHLSPLIELQVVKWLNDPALGLKFFEFSRVNFNITHSFWTYTLLMRSLCNMGLHESAKLVFDYARIDRHLPDDTMVGFIISSFARAGDFGMAKKLLAEIQSDEVGIDIFALNNLLNMMIKQNKLEEAVSLYKENLGLNFNPDNWTFNILILGLCKARQVDKAFEFFNDMWIFGCFPDILTYNTIIGGLCRANEVDRGHELLNEIRLRDDCSPDVVTYTSVISGYCKLGKMGKASALLNEMINSGTVPSAVTFNVLIDGFGKVGDMLSAKSMYEKMASFGCIADVVTFTSLIDGYCRNGDVNRSLQLWNTMKVRNISPNVYTFSIIINALCKENRLHEARELLKELTCTNIVPKPFIFNPVIDGFCKSGNLDEANLIVVEMKEKKCYPDKVTYTILIIGHCMKGRMLEAIGIFDKMLSVGCVPDDFAVHSLVSCLFKAGMPNEASRVSTISSLDNNIPLRINRVVPVAA from the coding sequence ATGAAGGGTAGGGAGTTCTATCAAGAACCCAACTTTGAATCTGGGATTCCCAGTAGAAATTTTGGTCATTGCCAAGAAGAGAATTTTGAGTATCTAATTAGGCCTAGATATGGTGTGGGGTTACATATGACCCTTTTTTCATTCACAACTCGTGCCTCAAGGGTTCGACCCGCCTCCAAGCTCTTCGTTCCTCAGTATCATATTCAATCTCACGGAGGATCTCACCCGCCAGGCTATAAAGATGTAAAGGTAGTTCAAAAGCACGAGGCTTGGTTTGTTAAGGTTGTTTGCAGTCTATTTCTTTATTCCCAACCTTTGAGTGATCGCTCTCTGGGTTATTTGAGCAAGCATTTGTCACCGTTAATTGAATTACAAGTTGTTAAATGGTTAAACGATCCAGCATTAGGGTTGAAGTTTTTCGAGTTCAGCagagttaattttaatattactCATTCATTTTGGACTTATACTTTGCTTATGAGATCACTTTGTAATATGGGTCTACATGAGTCGGCTAAATTAGTTTTTGATTATGCGAGGATTGACAGGCATTTGCCTGATGATACTATGGTAGGATTCATAATTTCGTCTTTTGCGAGGGCAGGTGACTTTGGAATGGCAAAGAAGTTGCTTGCTGAGATTCAGTCCGATGAAGTGGGGATCGACATTTTTGCTCTAAACAATTTGTTGAATATGATGATTAAGCAAAATAAACTAGAAGAGGCAGTTAGCTTATACAAAGAGAATCTAGGATTGAACTTTAACCCAGATAATTGGACATTTAATATTCTAATTCTAGGCCTGTGCAAAGCTCGGCAGGTGGACAAGGCTTTTGAGTTTTTTAATGATATGTGGATTTTTGGTTGTTTTCCTGATATTCTTACCTATAACACCATTATAGGTGGGCTATGTAGGGCAAATGAGGTAGATAGAGGTCACGAGTTATTGAATGAAATTCGATTGAGAGATGATTGTTCACCAGATGTTGTGACTTATACATCAGTCATATCCGGTTACTGTAAGTTGGGTAAGATGGGGAAGGCTTCTGCTCTTCTTAATGAGATGATTAATTCAGGAACGGTGCCTAGTGCCGTCACTTTTAATGTTCTGATTGATGGCTTTGGCAAGGTTGGAGATATGCTTTCTGCTAAATCCATGTATGAGAAGATGGCTTCTTTTGGTTGCATTGCTGATGTTGTAACCTTTACTTCCTTGATTGACGGATACTGTCGCAATGGAGATGTGAACCGGAGTTTGCAGCTTTGGAATACAATGAAAGTGAGAAATATATCTCCAAATGTTTATACTTTTTCTATTATTATCAATGCTCTATGCAAGGAAAACAGACTGCATGAGGCTCGTGAACTTTTGAAGGAGTTGACATGTACAAATATTGTTCCGAAACCGTTTATCTTCAACCCTGTGATTGACGGGTTCTGCAAGTCTGGGAATTTGGACGAGGCCAATTTGATTGTAGTGGAAATGAAGGAGAAGAAATGTTATCCTGATAAAGTGACGTATACTATTCTCATTATCGGGCATTGTATGAAAGGAAGAATGCTTGAAGCAATTGGCATTTTCGATAAAATGTTATCAGTTGGTTGTGTACCTGATGATTTCGCCGTGCATTCTTTGGTATCTTGCCTTTTCAAGGCTGGGATGCCTAATGAAGCCTCCCGTgtttcaacaatatcatctttggATAACAATATTCCTTTGAGGATAAACAGAGTTGTGCCTGTTGCTGCTTAA
- the LOC108465689 gene encoding thiol protease aleurain-like encodes MAGLTLMSSVIFLLCCLVSASIFEDTNPIQMVSDGLDSSVLRVIGHTRRAISFARFAYKHGKRYEDVEEIKLRFQIFKDNMDLIRSTNKKGLPFSLSVNQFADLTWDEFRKHRLGAAQNCSATRKGNHQLTDVVLPESKDWRESGIVSPVKNQGSCGSCWAFSTTGALEAAYHQAFGKGISLSEQQLVDCAGAFNNFGCNGGLPSQAFEYINYNGGLDTEEAYPYTEKDGQCIFSSENVGVQVIDSVNITLGSEDELKHAVAMVRPVSVAFEVVPSFNFYKSGVYSSDKCGNTSSDVNHAVLAVGYGIENGVPYWLIKNSWGAEWGDKGYFKIEMGKNMCGVATCASYPVVA; translated from the exons ATGGCTGGCTTAACGTTAATGTCCTCCGTCATCTTTCTGCTATGCTGCCTCGTCTCAGCATCAATCTTCGAGGACACGAACCCCATTCAGATGGTATCCGATGGTCTCGACTCCTCTGTTCTTCGTGTCATCGGTCATACTCGTCGTGCTATCTCCTTTGCTCGTTTTGCTTACAA GCATGGAAAGAGGTACGAGGATGTTGAGGAGATAAAGCTACGGTTTCAGATTTTCAAAGATAATATGGATTTAATCAGATCTACTAACAAGAAGGGATTGCCTTTTTCTCTATCTGTGAATC AGTTTGCTGATTTAACATGGGATGAGTTTCGAAAACACAGGCTTGGAGCTGCTCAAAACTGCTCTGCCACCAGAAAGGGCAATCACCAGCTCACTGATGTCGTCCTTCCTGAATCG AAAGACTGGAGGGAATCGGGCATAGTTAGCCCGGTCAAAAATCAGGGATCCTGTGGATCTTGCTGGGCATTCAG TACTACTGGAGCTCTTGAAGCTGCTTACCATCAGGCATTTGGGAAAGGAATCTCTCTTTCGGAGCAGCAGCTTGTGGACTGTGCTGGAGCATTTAACAACTTTGGGTGCAATGGTGGTTTGCCATCCCAAGCCTTTGAGTATATCAATTACAACGGTGGCCTTGATACGGAGGAGGCATACCCTTATACAGAAAAAGATGGTCAATGCATATTCTCATCCGAAAATGTTGGTGTCCAAGTCATTGACTCTGTCAACATTACCTTG GGTTCTGAAGATGAATTAAAGCATGCAGTTGCCATGGTTCGACCAGTTAGCGTGGCATTTGAAGTTGTCCCAAGTTTCAATTTTTACAAAAGCGGGGTTTACTCCAGTGACAAATGTGGCAACACTTCCTCG GATGTGAACCACGCTGTTCTTGCAGTTGGATATGGAATTGAAAATGGAGTCCCGTATTGGCTCATTAAAAACTCATGGGGAGCAGAATGGGGTGACAAGGGCTACTTCAAGATTGaaatgggcaaaaacatgtgtg GTGTGGCAACATGTGCATCATACCCCGTTGTTGCTTGA
- the LOC108488392 gene encoding serine/threonine-protein kinase RIPK-like produces the protein MTVMKITWRSIFPSCSKGVVKPETKPKKEVTKQSSFNRLAMLELSYPSTMLTEDLSTSLAGSNLHVFTLGELKVITQSFSSSNFLGEGGFGPVHKGFIDDKLRPGLKAQPVAVKLLDLEGLQGHREWLTEVIFLAELRHPHLVKLIGYCCEEEHRLLVYEYMPRGSLENQLFRRYSVSLPWATRMKIALGAAKGLAYLHEAEKPVIYRDFKASNILLDSDYNGKLSDFGLAKDGPEGDDTHVSTRVMGTQGYAAPEYIMTGHLTAMSDVYSFGVVLLELLTGRRSVDKNRCPREQNLVEWARPMLNDARKLGRIMDPRLEGQYSETAARKAAALAYQCLSHRPKQRPKMSDVVKTLEPLQDDEDVLVGPFVYTVPTQSDKPKQDKDTVTKECESKQEKFHHHENHKHHHRQHRHQTRSPRMSAIHSERDSLKRNHRNGLNSPLHYKVREAA, from the exons ATGACTGTGATGAAAATTACATGGAGATCCATCTTCCCCAGCTGTTCCAAGGGCGTAGTGAAACCAGAAACCAAGCCTAAGAAGGAAGTTACAAAACAAAGTTCATTTAACAGGCTTGCGATGTTAGAGTTGAGTTATCCCAGCACAATGCTTACTGAAGATCTGTCAACTTCGCTTGCTGGTTCAAATCTTCATGTTTTCACGCTTGGGGAGCTAAAGGTGATAACCCAGAGCTTTTCATCTTCTAACTTTCTTGGTGAAGGTGGGTTTGGACCTGTTCATAAGGGTTTCATTGATGACAAGCTTAGGCCTGGATTGAAAGCTCAGCCTGTGGCTGTTAAACTCCTGGATTTAGAAGGCTTGCAAGGACATAGGGAATGGCTG ACCGAAGTGATCTTTCTTGCAGAATTGAGGCATCCACATCTTGTGAAGTTGATTGGATATTGTTGCGAGGAAGAACATAGGTTACTGGTGTATGAATACATGCCTCGAGGCAGCTTGGAGAATCAGCTATTTAGAA GGTATTCAGTTTCTCTTCCATGGGCGACAAGGATGAAAATTGCTCTTGGAGCTGCCAAGGGTCTCGCATATCTTCATGAAGCAGAAAAGCCAGTCATATACCGAGATTTCAAAGCATCGAATATATTGTTAGACTCT GATTACAATGGCAAACTTTCTGATTTTGGTCTTGCAAAAGATGGTCCAGAAGGGGATGATACTCATGTTTCCACCAGGGTTATGGGGACTCAAGGCTATGCTGCCCCTGAATACATCATGACAG GTCATTTGACGGCAATGAGTGATGTATACAGCTTTGGAGTGGTACTATTGGAGCTTTTAACAGGGAGAAGATCCGTAGACAAGAACCGATGTCCTAGAGAACAAAACTTAGTGGAATGGGCAAGGCCCATGTTGAACGATGCCAGGAAACTCGGCCGAATAATGGATCCTAGACTCGAAGGCCAATACTCGGAAACGGCTGCAAGAAAGGCAGCTGCGTTGGCTTACCAATGCCTTAGCCATCGCCCAAAGCAAAGACCCAAAATGAGTGATGTAGTGAAGACATTAGAGCCTCTCCAGGACGACGAAGACGTCCTTGTGGGTCCGTTCGTTTATACGGTTCCAACCCAAAGCGACAAGCCAAAGCAAGACAAGGACACCGTCACTAAAGAATGTGAATCGAAGCAAGAGAAATTTCATCATCACGAAAACCACAAACACCATCACCGCCAGCACAGACACCAAACTAGATCACCGAGGATGTCTGCAATTCACTCGGAAAGAGACTCCCTGAAGCGAAATCATAGAAATGGGTTGAATTCACCTTTGCACTATAAAGTCAGGGAAGCAGCATAA